The Bdellovibrionota bacterium genome has a segment encoding these proteins:
- the tnpA gene encoding IS200/IS605 family transposase → MELRRQAHCVYRCMYHLVWIPRYRYSMLVDGVSQYLLIKLDEVRKYHPEIEYIERNIQPDHVHIVVSFPPKYSIASVVRIMKSNTGRALREKFEFIRERYYGRGGMWSVGYFASTVGLDEDMIKRYVRYQEKEDLGQAKLAFPRGPRA, encoded by the coding sequence ATGGAACTAAGAAGACAAGCCCACTGTGTGTATCGCTGCATGTATCACCTGGTTTGGATTCCTCGGTATCGCTATTCGATGCTGGTGGACGGAGTTTCGCAGTATCTCCTGATCAAGTTGGATGAAGTGAGGAAGTACCATCCGGAGATCGAGTACATCGAGCGAAATATCCAACCGGACCACGTGCACATCGTAGTAAGCTTCCCGCCAAAGTACAGCATCGCAAGCGTAGTACGGATTATGAAAAGCAATACGGGACGAGCGTTGAGGGAGAAGTTCGAGTTTATTCGGGAGCGATATTACGGGCGAGGCGGGATGTGGTCGGTTGGATATTTTGCGAGCACAGTGGGCTTGGATGAGGACATGATCAAACGGTACGTCCGATACCAGGAAAAAGAAGACTTGGGACAAGCGAAGCTTGCATTCCCAAGAGGCCCACGGGCGTAA